In Rhododendron vialii isolate Sample 1 chromosome 9a, ASM3025357v1, the following are encoded in one genomic region:
- the LOC131300962 gene encoding 4-coumarate--CoA ligase 2, which translates to MLQVASVETQKPELSPANLEITNSHQNQSSSSSSSEIHNYVFRSKLPDIPISNHLPLHTYCFENISQFSDRACLILGSTNKTYSFAETHLISQKVAAGLSNLGLQKGDVIMLLLQNCAEFVFSFMGASMIGAVTTTANPFYTPAEVFKQFYASKAKLIITHSQYVDKLRDAGDNFPKLGEEFTVITIDDPPENCLHFSVLSEANETEIPTVSIDSNDAVALPFSSGTTGLPKGVVLTHKSLITSVAQQVDGENPNLFLKTEDVVLCVLPLFHIFSLNSVLLCSLRTGSGVLLMQKFEIGALLELIQRYRVSVAAVVPPLVLALAKNPMVEGFDLSSIRTVLSGAAPLGKELEQALRSRVPQAVFGQGYGMTEAGPVLSMSLAFAKQPFQTKSGSCGTVVRNAELKVIDPETGSSLPHNQPGEICIRGLQIMKGYLNDDDATATTIDADGWLHTGDIGYVDDDDEVFIVDRVKELIKFKGFQVPPAELEALLVSHPSIADAAVVSQKDEVAGELPVAFVVRSRGFELTEEAVKEFIAKQVVFYKRLHRVYFVHAIPKSPSGKILRKDLRAKLATAAGSHDIPS; encoded by the exons ATGTTACAAGTCGCCTCTGTTGAAACCCAAAAACCAGAGCTCTCCCCGGCTAATTTAGAAATCACTAATTCTCACCAAAACCAAtcctcatcatcatcttcttctgaAATCCATAATTATGTTTTCAGATCAAAGCTTCCCGACATACCCATCTCCAATCACCTCCCTCTGCACACTTACTGTTTCGAGAATATCTCCCAATTCTCGGACAGGGCCTGCCTCATACTAGGCTCCACTAATAAGACCTACTCCTTCGCCGAAACCCATCTCATTTCCCAAAAAGTCGCTGCCGGATTATCCAACCTCGGCCTTCAAAAAGGCGACGTAATTATGCTCCTTCTCCAAAACTGCGCCGAATTCGTCTTCTCCTTCATGGGCGCTTCAATGATTGGAGCAGTTACCACCACCGCCAACCCTTTTTACACCCCAGCTGAGGTTTTCAAGCAATTCTACGCATCCAAGGCCAAACTCATCATTACCCACTCCCAATATGTCGATAAGCTCCGGGACGCAGGTGATAATTTCCCAAAACTCGGCGAGGAATTCACTGTGATCACGATCGATGACCCCCCGGAGAACTGCCTCCACTTCTCTGTTCTATCCGAGGCAAACGAAACCGAAATCCCAACGGTTTCCATAGATTCAAACGACGCCGTGGCTCTTCCTTTTTCATCGGGGACCACGGGGTTACCAAAGGGCGTGGTCTTGACTCACAAGAGTTTGATTACGAGCGTGGCTCAACAAGTAGACGGAGAGAACCccaatttgtttttgaaaacagaGGATGTGGTGTTGTGCGTGCTTCCCCTGTTTCACATATTCTCGTTGAATTCGGTGCTGTTGTGTTCGCTGAGAACAGGGTCCGGAGTGCTTTTGATGCAGAAGTTTGAGATAGGGGCACTGCTGGAGCTGATACAGAGGTACCGGGTGTCGGTAGCCGCGGTGGTGCCGCCGCTAGTTCTGGCGTTGGCGAAGAATCCAATGGTGGAGGGCTTCGATTTGAGCTCCATCAGGACGGTGTTGTCGGGAGCGGCACCGCTAGGTAAGGAGCTGGAACAGGCTCTCCGGAGCAGAGTGCCCCAAGCCGTTTTTGGTCAG GGTTATGGAATGACAGAGGCAGGACCAGTATTATCAATGAGCCTAGCATTTGCGAAGCAAcctttccaaacaaaatctGGGTCTTGCGGGACTGTAGTAAGGAACGCCGAGCTCAAAGTCATTGACCCGGAAACTGGTTCCTCCCTTCCCCACAACCAACCAGGAGAGATTTGCATACGTGGTCTCCAAATTATGAAAG GATACTTAAATGATGATGATGCCACGGCTACCACCATTGATGCGGATGGTTGGCTCCACACCGGGGATATAGGCTACGTCGACGACGATGATGAAGTTTTTATTGTTGATAGAGTTAAGGAGCTCATCAAATTCAAAGGCTTCCAG GTGCCGCCAGCCGAGCTCGAGGCCCTTCTTGTTAGCCACCCATCTATTGCAGATGCCGCTGTTGTCTC GCAAAAAGATGAGGTTGCTGGTGAACTTCCTGTTGCATTTGTGGTTCGGTCGCGTGGGTTTGAGCTTACAGAAGAGGCTGTTAAAGAATTCATAGCCAAACAA GTGGTGTTTTACAAGAGACTGCACAGGGTCTACTTCGTCCACGCTATTCCAAAGTCTCCTTCTGGAAAGATTTTGAGAAAAGATCTCAGAGCTAAACTTGCCACAGCTGCTGGTTCCCACGACATTCCCTCCTAG